The genomic DNA ggacagaagagcctggcggactacagtccatggggtcacaaaaagtccagcatgactgagcgactgagtgcacacaATCCTGGGTTCAGTGTGAGGTGTATGaattctttaaaattgttttatttctttgagacTCAATTTTATGatttgtaaaatggagttaattcatattttatagtCTATTCATGAGATTTCAAAGGGATAGCATATAATTATCTGGAAAAGTtacctgaagttattgatgtGTCTCAAATATGTGACAAATGGAATGAAGTGCCCAGAAGTGTTGACTGTGATAGGTTACACTCGCCAGATTTGGGAAGAGCCCTGTTCCCTTTTGcaaattgttctattttattctcAATCCCAACTACTTCCTCCTTTGAGAGTCATGACATTCCAGCTATGGGACCTCCTGTCTGTTATTGATCTCCTTGTTTTCCTCATCCCCTGAGGACTTTAACGCCTGCatgatcattttcttttccatctctaTCTTTGTCATGAGTGAAGGCGACTTCTAATCATTTGAATATTTCAACTGACAACTTGACTTCAAATTTCTTCTACTTTCTTGATTTCAATTACTTTCATTTATCCATAGTCTCCTTATGAAGCCTACCATATTCTTATCCTAAATTCcactaattttcatttttgttccacAAGTTAAATCTAAGCATGTGAACTTACTGTGTTTAAGCTTAGCCAGTCAAAGGTCACTGGAAATATACGTATAGTCCAACAAAATTAAGTTTACCAAGTCAGTGTAGAAAGGGAGGACTCTCTCAGTAACTACCATGTGTCTCCTGACAGTTGACAGAAAGCATGTGCCTTTTGAAAGATCTGGATTCTTAGTGAAGGATAGCGAGGAGGGGTTAAGTGCTGTGGGGTTCAGTTCTGAACGGGTTCCTGATTCTGTGGTGGGAGTAAGAGGAGGGACTAATCTGAAATTGAATGCTGTCATGAAATGCTGGCAATCTAGAGACTGAGTGCCTCTTGCATTAGGTAGGAAGAGCATTTCAGGTCTGGGTATATTGTTGATTACTGAAAAATTAGATCATTATGACATTGTTAAATATGCTGCATAAAAGTTGAAGAAACAATGTTTCCGGCTAAATTGATTGCTAGATTATTCTATATCTGTCCTCCCAACCTGGAGaaagacatttgtttttcttttacagactttttctttttctcattgtgtttttctagaaaatatttacttctcaTTATTTACTAAATCTATTAATATAAACTGTTCATAATATCTGTTTTTAACCATCTTAATATATATAGAATGTATAATTATGCCCCCTTTTTCATGTGTTATTTAGATAGTTAAAAATTTTGGCTTTTCCTTGATTAATACTCCTATGGGTTTTTCAATGAATGAAActgcaaatttattttctctatggaacatttttctttttctttgatttctttgatttGTTCATTACTCATATATGCACATATAGTTTTTGcccatgctgtgtggcttgtggatCTTACTTCCACCACCAGAGGTTGAAACTGTGCTCCCTGTAGCGGCAGCACACATCCTAAccgctgaactgccagggaattccatatgcttttttcttatttatttttgttcctttataAGCTTCCTGAGATGGAAGCTTATATTTTTGTTCTCAGTCTTCCTTGAGGTTGATTTCCAACGCTTTATCTTGAGTACAGGCCATATATTTCCCctttctcagctttttttttttttaaatttcttagcaGTTTTGAATGATGTCATGAATATTGTGAATGACAGGTTATAGATAGTCTGGATTGTGTTATAATCCTCTCAAACATGTTCACTACATGAAAGTAGAACCTATACCTGTTTAGTCAGTGATGCATATTTGAGGATTTTCTGGTTTTTGGCAATTACGAGTAAAGCTTCTGAAGTATCTCCATATAGGTCTCTGTGTGgacatgtgtttttatttctctttgacaAAATCTTAGGATTGTAATTGCTGAGTGTTATGGTTAGTGTATGTTTTTAAGATACTgcaaaacttgttttttttcaaaatggCTGTACCATTTCGCATTCCTACCCACTTTGTATTTCAGTTCTGGTTACTCTGGGTCCTTACCCAGATTGATATTGTCACTTAAAAAAGATAAGCTATTCTATTATGTGCATAGCATtaagtcttttattttaatttacttccCTTTTGACTGTGTTAAGAATCAATTTCAGGTTCTTCTTAGCTCTACTTCTCTGTTGATAGTCAGTTTGTTTTcagtcttggctattgtggagtggccacaggactggaaaaggtcagttttcattccaatccctaagaaaggcaatgccaaagaatattccaactactgcacaatcgcactcatctcacatgctagcaaactaatgctcaaaattctccaagtaaggcttcaacagtacatgaaccatgaacttccagatgttcatgctggatttagaaaaggcagaggaactggagatcaaattgccaaatgtgttggatcatcaaaaaagtgagagagttccagagaaacatctacctctgctttattgactatgccaaaggctttgactgtgtggatcacaacaaactgtggaacattcttaaagagatggcaataccagaccacctgacctgcctcctgagaaagctgtatgcaggtcaagaagcaatagttagactcggacatggaacaatggactggtccaaattgggaaaggaatacatcaagactgtatattgtcaccctgcttatttaacttatatgcagagtacatcatgtgaaatcccgggctggatgaagcacgagctggaatcaagattgccaggagaaattccagtcctgtggccactccacaaacacccttatggcagtaaatgaagaggaactaaatgaacttgatgaaagtgaaagaggaaagttaaaaacttgacttaaaactcaaccttcaaaacactaagatcttggcatttgGTCCcgacatttcatggcaaatagatggggaaaaaatggaaacagtgatagactttattttggggggctccaaaatcactgcagatggtgactgcagcaatgaaattaaaacatgcttacttcttggaagaaaagctatgaccaacctagacagcatattaaaaagcagagacattactttgccaacaaaggtccgtctagacaaagctttgatttttccagtagtcatgtatggatatgtaagttggaccataaataaagctgaggttgaataattgatgcttttgagctgtagtgttggagaagactcttgagagtcccttggactgcaaggagatcagtcccaaatatttattggaaggactggtgctgaagctgaagctccaatactttggccacgtgatgtgaagaactgactcattggaaaagaccctgatgctgggaaagtttgaaggctggaggagaaggggatgacagaggatgagatggttggatggcatcactgactcgatgcacattagtttgagcaggctccaggggatggtgatggactgggaagcctggcatgctgcactccttggggtcacaaaagttggacatgactgagcaactgaactgaattgaatttcattcttttttggccATTTGGTGTGAGGGTCCATAGTCACAAACCATGGGGTGAACTGTGACATAATATAAATAAACCTTTGGTCTGTGCCCCCAGATCCTAACTTAAGGCTTGAAACTCCTGTAATTTTCTGAATGACAATGGTGTTAGAAGCATCCTTTGttcaaatatttgttctttaaccCTGGTTCCTGACACAGGGCTGCTAAACCCCTTTGAATTTCTGGGCGGGTGTCTTTTATTGGAATCCCCCTTGGTAGGATTCTGTATAGCTTCTGGATGAGGGCTGGTCATCATATCAAATCATGATGAAAAGCTTGGAATTTTACACCCATTTCTGCAGTGAGAATGGAGAGGCTGGAGATTGATTACATACCCTCCATAAAATACTAAACTATCTGGTGGAAAGCTTTTAAGTTGGTGAACAGATCCACTTGCTGGAATGGCTATATAACCCAACTTCTTGGTGATGGAAGCTCCTGCTCTGCTCCCTCCTTTCAGACCCAGTGCATCGTATCTCTCCATGTGGCAGTTAAGTTTTAATTGTCTTAATAAAGACATTATTATTCCTTTATAATATCTTTTATGATGCACTGGAAAAATGGAAGCAAATGTATTCAAGAGTTTTGTAAACCATCCCAGCAAATGATCAACCCTGTAAGAGGGTTGTGGGACTCCCTGACTTTGTAGCCAAGTTGGACAGAAGTGTGGATGCCCTGGAGACCCATTGCTTGCAGTTGGTGTCTGAAGGGAGGGCAGAGTTTTGGAAATGAGCCCTAAATCTGTGAAGTCTGACATCTCCTCCAGGCAGTTAGAATTCACAACTGAATGAAAGAATAGAGCAGCAAGTTGGTATCTGGATATTTagactatatattattttccaattGGTTGCTATGGAAGGCAAAAACACCACACATTTTTGTAAGGTGTGCTGTGAGTGGAGAATAATGGGTCCCATTGCCCATCATTTAATAATGTCATGTGTTTTAAATGATCTCTGTGgcctttaatatttgtttcatATAGATAATATATAGCAGTATATTAtaaacatcttccatttgttaatttttcaatTATGTTTTCCAGGCCTTCCTTCTCTCACTCCATTATGCTGAGACAAGGACTTAAGATCTAAGTGTTGCTTTCAGATGCTTTAAAGAGTTGCCTCATATTTGCTTCTGTTGAGAGTTTCTATATTCCAGAAAAATCTCTCCTCACCCTTTCCAGTGGTGATGTTTAGAAGGGTGCATTATTATGCAAGAAATAACATTAGTACAATCTTTGAcaatatttttagcttttaattaGATTCTAATCTCTCTATAAATCTAGACTATGGAACTATGATTGTTGTTTACATATTAATTGCAATGCTTAGAATTTAAGATACCCTTAAAATTCCTATATATAAGGAAGACTACATTGTGTGAAATGGAAGTATTTGCTTTTAATGTGTTTAAATAGGGATGGACTTCCAGTCATATCATGTGATTGTGGTATCCAGACCTTATTTTGTATAGGTAGATAAAGATCAATACAGTCTTCACATTCTTCTCCTTGTTTTGTAGTCTTCAAAATCTAGATCTTCTTGGGGGTAGAGCTTGTTCAGAAGACTGAAGCAAAGGAATAGGTTAGGCTTGCTGATCCTGCTAGATCCTTTAGATCAATAACAGTGCTGAAGTCTTTGGActgatggtggctcagagattaggTCAAGGGCATGGAATCAGAGGACTTGATGCTGTTAGATTTAGAACAGTTGAGTTCATATCTCTCCAGAGAAACTATTGGTACTTTCTAGCACTCgatattctcatctgtaaattgaggtAAATTTATAACATCGGCATCATGAGATTactatgaaaattaaatggaGAAGCATAGTGGTTTTGTAGCCAGGTTTTCCGGATTCATACAGTGGTCCTACAATTTCCTAGCTGCATGATTTTGAGCAATCTATGTGACGTCTCTGTGCCCCAGAtgattcatttgtaaaatagaaataatagtaCTACTTCATAGGATTTTTATGAGAAGTCAACCAGTTAGTATCCCAGTGTGCTTAACATAGGGCCTGGAATGTTGTAAGTACAAATTTTGTTtgagagataaagaaaaatcCAAGGTAGCTACAGGTGTTAATacataatagtaataattattactatcattttcctgattttaagGTATCTCCCAGTTGGtttataagtatataaaattGAGAGTTAGAAGTGATAATGTTTTCCATACAgccattatgaaaaacagtatcGAGGTTCCTCTGAAAACCTCCTCAGTATGGAGGTTGCCATATGATGCATcaaccccactcctgggaatatacccagacaaaactataattcaataaaataatgcacccctatgttcatagcagcactatttacgatagccaagACAACAACATAAATgtctactgacagatgaatggataatgatgtAGTATACGTACCAAATagatcagttatatgtggaatctaaaatatgacataaatgaatgtatttatgaaacaaaaatagactcacaggcatagagaacagacgtgtGCTAGCCAAGGGGAAGGGGAGTGagagagggaaggattgggagtttgggattagcaagcagatgcaaactagtaaaaATAGGActaataaacaacaaggtcctactgtatagcccaggaaactatattcaatatcctgtgataaaccataatggaaaagaatatgagaaggaatatatatatgtatctgtgagtctctctGCTGCACATCAGAggttaacacattataaatcaactatgcttcaataaaattttaaagaagaattactGTGTTTTCAATTTAAGCAATTGATATGCTACCAGTAAACAAAAATTTATAGGTCATCTGAAATGATGAGAATATATCCTAAGAATATATTCTGACACTTGCTTTCTCAGGGACTTCTTTATGTCTCTGTTCCTCAGACTATAGATGAGAGGGTTCAACATGGGGATCAACACTGTGTAGAACAGAGACAACACTTTGTTCTGCTCAGTTGAGTAGCTGGATTTGGGCATCACATAAATGAAGGTAATCGTTCCATAGTAGAGAGTGACTGCGGTGAGGTGAGCGgtgcaggtggagaaggccttgTGTCTCCCTTGAGTGGAGCGCATCTTCAGGATGGTGCTGAGGATGCAGATGTAAGAGAGAGCGATGACAGACACTGTGACCACAATGATGGAGCCAGAAGAGATGGAAGGGATAATTTCAACAGTGGAGACATCTGAGCAGGAGAGTTTCAACAGAGGGGAGAAGTCACAGAAAAAGTGGTCTACCTGATTCAGCCCACAGAAAGACAGAGTCAGTAAGCAACTAGCAAATGTCCAAGCATTGACACACCCACCCAGGTAGGATACCCCAACCAGGAGAACACAGACTCTGGAGGACATGTGAGTGGAGTAGAGCAGGGGCaagcagatggccacatagcggtcataggccatggcaGCCAGCAGGAAGCACTCAGCTGTCCCAAATGTGACCCCAGAACAAAGCTGGGCTTCACAGCCAGTAACTGGGAGGGCCAATCTATGTTTCAGAAGTCCTATAATCATGATAGGTGTGATGGATGTGGAAAACCCAATGTCTACAAAAGCCAGGTGactgagaaagaagtacatgggggtgtgaagGTGGGAGCAGCTTCTTATTAAAGTGATTATGCTAATATTGTCTATTAAGGTGATGACATAAATGCCTAGAGAGACCACAAAGAAGATGACACAAAGTGTAGGATCTTCTGTTAACCCCAAAAGGATGACCTCTGTCACACTGGTGTGGTTCCCAACCTCCATGTCCTCTGGGAATTGTTCCTGTTGAAGGAAATATGAATGTTCACTTGTTTTATGCTTTCTTCCTAcacatttccagttttctttagcTGTTCCTGAATTTCTTTGGTTATTCCTTAGAGCCATTCATAGTGTTTACTTCCTCTGCCCAGTCTGTAACTATGATGCTGTAGATGATGTTtcgattttttgtttctttgctttttacataaaaaagaatgattcaACCTCACTCTCTGGCAGTCTCaattttattctcttatttttccaCCATTTACTTTAAAACACCTCTTTAACTCTGAATCTGAGAACTCTCTTCTACTATCCAGATGCATAGTTTCAATAATTGTTTGAAAGTCTCCAGTTGAGGATCCAAGAAATACCCTAACTCAGCCTCCTCCAGACCAAACTCATCCCTTCCTTGGACCACTCCTCCTGTGTTCTGAATCTGTGGAATACCACCACAATCCACCCAATCTCTTGTGTCTGAAATATGCGAGTGGTCCTCGTCTTATTCCTCACATTGTACCGCATCTAATAAAATCCTAATGATTTTATCTACAATTTTGTTCcccatttatttatccatctcCATACTTCCACTGCTAGTGTCCCTGCTTTAGTTGAGACTGtgttcatttttcctctttattttattcACCTATTTACCTCCTTGTCTTCATTCTTGTGTCCTTATAATTCACAATACATCTGCCAAGGTGATCTCTTGCTCAATTAAAAGGGTGATACCAAAGGCATGCTTTTAAGACTTTCATGATTTCTCCAGCCTGCAGGAGGAAACCTAACCTCCTTAGCAGAGGACAGTGTACACTTCCTGATGTGTCCCCTGCATAGGACATTTTGCTTGTCTCTCAGGATGTTTCCATCCACACTTGCACTAATCCAACTTCCAGAACTTGTTAGAGTCCCCTCAGTGCACTCTACCCTCTCTGGCCCTCAGTCTTCGCTCTCTCACTTGGATGGCCCTCCAGTCTCCCACTGTGATTACCCTGGATGACTTCATTCATCCTTAAGATTCATTTATCTGCAAAGCTTTCTTTGCCTTCTAAGGGACAATCAGAAAACTTTCCTTTGTGTTGATATCACACTTTGAAGTTGTCTAGTTTGCCATTGTTGATACCTGGGttatggtttttgttgttgtttgcatTTTTACATTTTGCTACCCCCAATTAATATACATTCTCCTCAACAATGATGCATTTTATCCCTGTGTCACAGATAATAGTGCTTGGGAACAAACTGTGCTAAAGAAAAGCTTGCTAAATGAATTCATGCATGATTTATACAATATAATGAATATACTGCGGGGaaccagaaatgaataaaatttaggTTCCTTGTTGAGAGAAACCAAGTCTTGTAGAGAAGAAAGACATTAAACATATTATTAATGTACAAAAAGTCTGTAAGAGTGGTGTAAGGAAAATAATTGTTTGTGCTGTTTCTAAATGAAAATTGTATAATTACATTGAAGGTGAACACTTGAAAATTCAAAGGAAACATTCCTCTGAAATCTGGCTACTGTTACACAAGTTAATTATTACAAACTTGGTaatttattcctatgtattttttcttctaatatatttggatgggcttccctgatagctcagttggtaaagaatctgcctgcaacgcaggagaccctggttgattcctgagttgggaagatctgctggagaagggatctgccacccactccagcattctggcctggagaattccatggactatatatagtccatggcgtcacaaagaattgaacatgactgagtgagtttcacttcacttagatccctggtttgggaagatcctctggaggagggcatggcaacccatgccagcattcttgtttggagaatcccatgggcagaggaccctggtgtgctacagttcatagggtctcaaagagttggatatgactgaagcgactgagcacacacacaatatattttaatacaacTTCTATGATATTGTATATGTAAGtttaatgtgattatttttctttgcatttcatgtAAAAACTGTGTTGTTGTATAGTTACTAAGTTTTGTCTGACACTTTTatgctcccatggactgtagcctgccatgctcctctgtgcaAGGACTTTTCTAGGCGAGAAAactggcgtgggttgtcatttacttctccaggggattttcccaacccagggatctaaactgtgtctcctgcattggctggcagattatttaccaatgagccaccagggaaactcataaAAAGTTTATCACATTATAATTCCTCACATAATATTTGAGATCTCATGATAATGATGTTACTAGTGATAATGAGTTACTGGATATCATGATAATGAGTTACTAGCCCTTAATTTAATCACCCACTAATTTTGGACACATAGCTGTTCACAACTTTTAACTGTCAGAACTGTTGTAATCCCACAAATTGGGTAAAGCATCAGGAGGATAGCATTACAAAACGCACATTCCTAGATATATAAGGCATAATTCAAAAGTATATTCCGTGCTCTAATTTGAGTATCCCCATAATTCACAATAAAGAAAATACTGAATCAACATGCTAAACTATCTTCATTTGTTGACTTCTTGGCTGTAGTTTCAGTAAAGAGCTTAGTACCTTCTCATGTTTTGCCACTGTGTTGTGACAAATGGAAAGTTTTTGTGTTTTGAGGTAGTCTTGAGAAAACAGAATTAATGATAAATTATAAGAATAAACAAATTACTACACTCCAATGCAATATTTTCATGGTTACTAAAGATTGagtgaaaattataaaagaaagttATATTTCCCCAATTGataagctaaaaaataaataatatctaaaaaaataaataaaacatctccTTTAGCTTCCTTTAACTTGTGCTTTTAAGAGTCATATAGCATTGACATTTTCTATTCAGTGTTATTGGTTCTAATTTTCATAGAAAATTTTATGTTAACAATATTATTTCAATTCTTAAAGCTTGAAATATTTAACACAAATGATAAATATCAGTACAAATGTCTTCAAAAttcttaatttctaaaaaatttattACTTTAGAATAAGAAAGTATTCAGTATTTCAAGTGGCAGAACTCAGTTCTTTGGCAGAATGAATTGTGAGGTAGAATCTATGGCTCATTAAAGAATGTGTTCTGATTGGTCTACATTAAACACATTTAAATTACTCTAGTGACAAGCAAGCTTACTACCAGGGGTGTTAGCTCTAtcatgaaaaatatgtttttagttttatcaTTTGATCTTCAGTGAGTTTTAATGGCACAAATCATCTCCTTTCGGTATCAAAACACTGACATACTTGAATACAGCCAGCACACCTCCACTGCCTTCCATTCTCCAAAATTAACATTCACAGAATCTCTGCCCATTCCACCTGTGGCATGCTTTTCCCGTCAGTCACATTTCTCCTCTTAGCCTCTGAACATACTCTCATCTGAGGATTGAGCCAAACACTGAGAAGGATGTGTACTCTTTGCCTTCTGACTTAAGCAGAGTTAAGGGGGGCCAATCCTGCATTCACTGTGCACACAGTGTGAGCTTCAGTCTGTGCTGACAGCGGTCATGGAGACTGGTGACAGAAAACTCAGATGCTCCCAGTGACACTTGCACATGACACTTAAATCTCTCTgacttccaggttttttttttttaatttataacatGAGAATAATTGTCCCCATATAGCATCTTTGTTGTGAGATAAAAGAAATGACATCTGCAAAGTATTTAAAGGCATTTTGGTCATACATTAGAGCTAAGTAACTATTTTTCATTAAGTAAAAATGAAGAGTGGATAGATTTTcagttattcaaaatatttatgagAAGTATAAGTTTTCTTTCAACCCACGTCAGAAGATTTTTCACAAATCCAAAAGAAGTCAGGAAGTATAGTATCTGTTGCTTTCTTGGTTCTGGACCATGTCATTCGTAGTTATATGAATAATATAACAACTGAttcttgcccttcccttcctctctactGGCTACCTATGGGTCTTCCTAGAGCTCAGTGGCATCCCATTTATGCTTCCCTATCTGGCTCAGGGATTCTGACTCTTCCCAATACTTTCCCTCAACAAATGGGTCACATTTGAAGAATATCAGTGGGCAAAGGGCTAAGAGCCTCATAAACCTGAATATCAagtcatttctttcttatttccttttcataGCTACAGTTACACAAGCTTAGCAGTGGCTTTGCCTGCCAAAGACAATCCACACTTCTCTTGGCTCTGCTGGGAAGGTCTTCTTTGGGTGCCCAGAATGACCATTCTatggtgaaaatctttttttttttttcctcttaattttttttttttttaatttgagagtacttgctttacaacgttgtgtggTTTCTGGTATAcaacaacacgaatcagccataagtatacattgTCCCCTCACTCtcgcacctccctcccatcccctacCCCGTCTCACCCCTCttggttatcacagagcactgagctgaggcccctgtgttatacagcaacttcccattagctatctg from Budorcas taxicolor isolate Tak-1 chromosome 15, Takin1.1, whole genome shotgun sequence includes the following:
- the LOC128059825 gene encoding olfactory receptor 491-like is translated as MEVGNHTSVTEVILLGLTEDPTLCVIFFVVSLGIYVITLIDNISIITLIRSCSHLHTPMYFFLSHLAFVDIGFSTSITPIMIIGLLKHRLALPVTGCEAQLCSGVTFGTAECFLLAAMAYDRYVAICLPLLYSTHMSSRVCVLLVGVSYLGGCVNAWTFASCLLTLSFCGLNQVDHFFCDFSPLLKLSCSDVSTVEIIPSISSGSIIVVTVSVIALSYICILSTILKMRSTQGRHKAFSTCTAHLTAVTLYYGTITFIYVMPKSSYSTEQNKVLSLFYTVLIPMLNPLIYSLRNRDIKKSLRKQVSEYILRIYSHHFR